A single Lynx canadensis isolate LIC74 chromosome D2, mLynCan4.pri.v2, whole genome shotgun sequence DNA region contains:
- the SFXN3 gene encoding sideroflexin-3 isoform X1 yields the protein MGELPLDINIQEPRWDQSTFLGRARHFFTVTDPRNLLLSGAQLEASRNIVQNYRAGVVTPGLTEDQLWRAKYVYDSAFHPDTGEKVVLIGRMSAQVPMNMTITGCMLTFYRKTPTVVFWQWVNQSFNAVVNYSNRSGDAPITVGQLGTAYVSATTGAVATALGLKSLTKHLPPLVGRFVPFAAVAAANCINIPLMRQRELQVGIPVTDEEGQRLGHSVAAAKQGIFQVVISRICMAIPAMAIPPVIMDTLEKKDFLKRRPWLGAPLQVGLVGFCLVFATPLCCALFPQRSSLHVSRLEPELRARVREQNPSIEVVYYNKGL from the exons ATGGGTGAGTTGCCCTTAGATATCAATATCCAGGAACCTCGCTGGGACCAAAGCACTTTCCTGGGCAGAGCCCGGCACTTCTTCACCGTTACTGACCCCCGAAATCTGCTGCTGTCTGGAGCACAGCTGGAAGCTTCCCGGAACATCGTGCAGAACTACAG GGCCGGCGTGGTGACGCCAGGGCTCACTGAGGACCAGCTGTGGAGGGCCAAGTATGTGTACGATTCTGCTTTCCATCCGGACACGGGGGAGAAGGTGGTCCTGATTGGCCGTATGTCAGCCCAGGTGCCCATGAACATGACCATCACTGGCTGCATGCTCACCTTCTACAG GAAGACCCCGACCGTGGTGTTCTGGCAGTGGGTGAATCAGTCCTTCAATGCTGTTGTTAATTACTCCAATCGCAGCGGCGACGCTCCCATCACTGTGGG GCAGCTGGGAACAGCTTATGTGAGTGCCACCACTGGGGCCGTGGCCACAGCCCTGGGACTCAAATCCCTCACCAAG CACCTGCCCCCCCTGGTGGGCAGATTTGTCCCCTTTGCAGCTGTGGCAGCTGCCAACTGCATCAACATCCCCCTGATGAGGCAGAG GGAACTGCAGGTGGGCATCCCAGTGACTGATGAGGAAGGTCAGAGACTTGGCCACTCAGTGGCCGCTGCCAAGCAGGGAATCTTCCAGGTGGTGATATCGAGAATCTGCATGGCCATTCCTGCCATGG CCATCCCCCCGGTGATCATGGACACTCTGGAGAAGAAAGACTTCCTAAAG CGTCGCCCCTGGCTGGGAGCGCCCCTGCAGGTGGGACTGGTGGGCTTCTG CCTGGTATTTGCCACCCCCTTGTGCTGTGCCCTCTTCCCCCAGAGAAG CTCCTTACATGTGAGCAGGCTGGAGCCAGAGCTGAGAGCTCGGGTCCGTGAGCAAAACCCCAGCATCGAAGTGGTTTACTACAACAAGGGGCTTTGA
- the SFXN3 gene encoding sideroflexin-3 isoform X3, whose translation MGELPLDINIQEPRWDQSTFLGRARHFFTVTDPRNLLLSGAQLEASRNIVQNYRAGVVTPGLTEDQLWRAKYVYDSAFHPDTGEKVVLIGRMSAQVPMNMTITGCMLTFYRKTPTVVFWQWVNQSFNAVVNYSNRSGDAPITVGQLGTAYVSATTGAVATALGLKSLTKHLPPLVGRFVPFAAVAAANCINIPLMRQRELQVGIPVTDEEGQRLGHSVAAAKQGIFQVVISRICMAIPAMAIPPVIMDTLEKKDFLKLCPLEEPNAGPCGWSEWRRACRTGKGQIHACYWDGSGVLEEAS comes from the exons ATGGGTGAGTTGCCCTTAGATATCAATATCCAGGAACCTCGCTGGGACCAAAGCACTTTCCTGGGCAGAGCCCGGCACTTCTTCACCGTTACTGACCCCCGAAATCTGCTGCTGTCTGGAGCACAGCTGGAAGCTTCCCGGAACATCGTGCAGAACTACAG GGCCGGCGTGGTGACGCCAGGGCTCACTGAGGACCAGCTGTGGAGGGCCAAGTATGTGTACGATTCTGCTTTCCATCCGGACACGGGGGAGAAGGTGGTCCTGATTGGCCGTATGTCAGCCCAGGTGCCCATGAACATGACCATCACTGGCTGCATGCTCACCTTCTACAG GAAGACCCCGACCGTGGTGTTCTGGCAGTGGGTGAATCAGTCCTTCAATGCTGTTGTTAATTACTCCAATCGCAGCGGCGACGCTCCCATCACTGTGGG GCAGCTGGGAACAGCTTATGTGAGTGCCACCACTGGGGCCGTGGCCACAGCCCTGGGACTCAAATCCCTCACCAAG CACCTGCCCCCCCTGGTGGGCAGATTTGTCCCCTTTGCAGCTGTGGCAGCTGCCAACTGCATCAACATCCCCCTGATGAGGCAGAG GGAACTGCAGGTGGGCATCCCAGTGACTGATGAGGAAGGTCAGAGACTTGGCCACTCAGTGGCCGCTGCCAAGCAGGGAATCTTCCAGGTGGTGATATCGAGAATCTGCATGGCCATTCCTGCCATGG CCATCCCCCCGGTGATCATGGACACTCTGGAGAAGAAAGACTTCCTAAAG CTGTGCCCACTGGAGGAACCGAACGCTGGTCCCTGTGGCTGGAGTGAATGGAGAAGGGCGTGCAGAACAGGAAAGGGACAGATTCATGCATGCTACTGGGACGGGAGTGGAGTGTTAGAGGAGGCTTCCTGA
- the SFXN3 gene encoding sideroflexin-3 isoform X2: MGELPLDINIQEPRWDQSTFLGRARHFFTVTDPRNLLLSGAQLEASRNIVQNYRAGVVTPGLTEDQLWRAKYVYDSAFHPDTGEKVVLIGRMSAQVPMNMTITGCMLTFYRKTPTVVFWQWVNQSFNAVVNYSNRSGDAPITVGQLGTAYVSATTGAVATALGLKSLTKHLPPLVGRFVPFAAVAAANCINIPLMRQRELQVGIPVTDEEGQRLGHSVAAAKQGIFQVVISRICMAIPAMAIPPVIMDTLEKKDFLKHQLCPLEEPNAGPCGWSEWRRACRTGKGQIHACYWDGSGVLEEAS; the protein is encoded by the exons ATGGGTGAGTTGCCCTTAGATATCAATATCCAGGAACCTCGCTGGGACCAAAGCACTTTCCTGGGCAGAGCCCGGCACTTCTTCACCGTTACTGACCCCCGAAATCTGCTGCTGTCTGGAGCACAGCTGGAAGCTTCCCGGAACATCGTGCAGAACTACAG GGCCGGCGTGGTGACGCCAGGGCTCACTGAGGACCAGCTGTGGAGGGCCAAGTATGTGTACGATTCTGCTTTCCATCCGGACACGGGGGAGAAGGTGGTCCTGATTGGCCGTATGTCAGCCCAGGTGCCCATGAACATGACCATCACTGGCTGCATGCTCACCTTCTACAG GAAGACCCCGACCGTGGTGTTCTGGCAGTGGGTGAATCAGTCCTTCAATGCTGTTGTTAATTACTCCAATCGCAGCGGCGACGCTCCCATCACTGTGGG GCAGCTGGGAACAGCTTATGTGAGTGCCACCACTGGGGCCGTGGCCACAGCCCTGGGACTCAAATCCCTCACCAAG CACCTGCCCCCCCTGGTGGGCAGATTTGTCCCCTTTGCAGCTGTGGCAGCTGCCAACTGCATCAACATCCCCCTGATGAGGCAGAG GGAACTGCAGGTGGGCATCCCAGTGACTGATGAGGAAGGTCAGAGACTTGGCCACTCAGTGGCCGCTGCCAAGCAGGGAATCTTCCAGGTGGTGATATCGAGAATCTGCATGGCCATTCCTGCCATGG CCATCCCCCCGGTGATCATGGACACTCTGGAGAAGAAAGACTTCCTAAAG CACCAGCTGTGCCCACTGGAGGAACCGAACGCTGGTCCCTGTGGCTGGAGTGAATGGAGAAGGGCGTGCAGAACAGGAAAGGGACAGATTCATGCATGCTACTGGGACGGGAGTGGAGTGTTAGAGGAGGCTTCCTGA
- the PDZD7 gene encoding LOW QUALITY PROTEIN: PDZ domain-containing protein 7 (The sequence of the model RefSeq protein was modified relative to this genomic sequence to represent the inferred CDS: inserted 2 bases in 1 codon; deleted 1 base in 1 codon; substituted 1 base at 1 genomic stop codon) has protein sequence MAHSFAVGFDPLGLGDLSSGSLSSLSSRGHLGSDSGSATRYLLRKQQQRLLNGPPRGIRASSPMGRVILINSPIEANSDESDIIHAVRVEKSPAGRLGFSVRGGSEHGLGIFVSKVEEGSSAERAGLCVGDKITEVNGLSLESTTMGSAVKVLTGSSRLHMMVRRMGRVPGIKFSKEKTTWVDVVNRRLVVEKCRSTPSDSGSEDGVRRIVHLYTTSDDFCLGFNIRGGKEFGLGIYVSKVDHGGLAEENGIKVGDQVLAANGVRFDDISHSQAVEVLKGQTHIMLTIKETGRYPAYKEMVSEYCWLDRLSNGVLQQLSPASESSSSVSSYASSAPYSSAEGSGSLPSDRMDVCLGPEEPGGRGPGWGRADTAMQTEPDVGGRVETWCSVRPTVILRDTAIRSDGPRPARRLDSALSESPKTALLLALSRPRPPITRSQSHLTLWEEKRQRKKEKLGSPGEKGALQRSKTLMNLFFKGGRQGRLAGDGHREAWTLDRGTPAKPRPRLDPEKGAVGPVQKFVTWRLRRERERGRALLSARSGSPSGQLPDVDERVQAWESRRPLIQDLARRLLTDDEVLAVTRHCCRYVHEGGVEDLVRPLLAILDRPAKLLLLRDIRSVVAPTDLGRFDSMVMPVELEAFEALKSRAVWPPALRPAQQDAPPKRHLITPVPDSRGGFYLLPVNGFSEEEDGGELRERLGGLQLSLGASAPCHPHKGIPPLQDVPVDAFTPHRSTRTPPPQPPPVAPRPPRPNWLLTEPPTLEDPRQSQIQGPARSRSRSRSRSRGRGKSPGRRRSPSPAPISTQSVANGRYHKPRKARPPLPRPLDGQAAKAGGHQGPSENGTGGTAEETAVKAPGGELRTVTLSKMKQSLGISISGGIESKVQPMVKIEKIFPGGAAFVSGALQAGFELVAVDGESLEQVTHQRAVDTIRRAYRNKAREPMELVVRVPGPSPQPLPPESSALTDQCLPADHSPARXPPPGTXIPSHCLPEPPINALPTNSQIPPTDASLLQRTASPVPSPTLRTPDTNPRLSPPTP, from the exons ATGGCGCACAGTTTTGCGGTGGGCTTCGACCCACTGGGCCTTGGAGACCTAAGCTCGGGCTCTCTGAGCTCCCTCTCCTCCCGAGGCCACCTGGGCAGCGACTCGGGCTCCGCAACGCGATACCTGctgaggaagcagcagcagcggcTGTTGAATGGGCCCCCCCGCGGAATCCGAGCCTCATCGCCCATGGGCCGTGTCATCCTCATCAACTCTCCCATcgaag CCAACAGTGATGAGAGCGACATCATCCATGCGGTCCGGGTGGAGAAGAGTCCAGCAGGGAGACTGGGTTTCAGTGTGCGGGGCGGCTCAGAGCATGGCCTGGGCATCTTCGTCAgcaaggtggaggaggggagcagtGCAG AGCGGGCCGGCCTGTGCGTGGGGGACAAGATCACGGAGGTGAATGGGCTGAGCCTGGAGAGCACCACCATGGGCAGCGCCGTGAAGGTGCTGACTGGCAGCAGCCGCCTGCACATGATGGTGAGGCGCATGGGCCGAGTGCCGGGCATCAAATTCTCCAAAGAGAAGACCACGTG GGTGGATGTGGTGAACCGGCGGCTGGTGGTGGAGAAGTGCCGATCAACGCCGTCTGACAGCGGCTCGGAGGATGGCGTGCGGCGCATCGTCCACCTGTACACCACGTCAGACGACTTCTGTCTGGGCTTCAACATCCGCGGGGGCAAGGAGTTCGGCCTGGGCATCTATGTGTCCAA AGTGGACCACGGTGGGCTGGCCGAGGAGAATGGCATCAAGGTGGGGGACCAGGTCCTGGCGGCCAACGGCGTCAGGTTCGACGACATCAGCCACAGCCAGGCCGTGGAGGTGCTGAAGGGCCAAACACACATCATGCTGACCATCAAG GAGACTGGCCGGTACCCTGCCTACAAAGAGATGGTTTCTGAGTACTGTTGGCTGGACCGAT TGAGCAACGGGGTGCTACAGCAGCTGTCCCCGGCCTCTGAGAGCAGCTCCAGCGTCTCCTCCTATGCCTCCAGTGCCCCCTACAGCTCGGCCGAGGGCTCGGGTTCCCTGCCCTCCGACCGCATGGATGTCTGCCTGGGGCCTGAGGAGCCGGGCGGTcgggggccaggctgggggcgggCGGACACAGCCATGCagacggagcccgatgtggggggcCGCGTGGAGACCTGGTGCAGCGTGAGGCCCACCGTCATCCTCAGGGACACAGCCATCCGCTCCGATGGGCCCCGGCCTGCCCGCCGCCTCGATTCTGCACTCTCAGAGTCCCCCAAGACTGCCCTGTTGCTGGCCCTGAGCCGACCCCGGCCCCCCATCACAAGATCCCAGAGCCACCTGACCTTGTGGG aggagaagaggcagaggaagaaggagaagttGGGGTctcctggggagaagggagcCCTGCAGCGCTCCAAGACACTGATGAACCTCTTCTTCAAGGGAGGGCGGCAGGGGCGGCTGGCAGGGGACGGGCACAGAGAGGCCTGGACGCTGGACAGAGGGACCCCGGCCAAGCCCCGGCCTCGCCTGGACCCGGAGAAAG GGGCAGTGGGGCCCGTGCAGAAGTTTGTCACATGGAGACTGAGACGCG AGCGGGAGAGGGGCCGGGCCCTGCTCTCTGCCAGGTCTGGGAGCCCCTCTGGCCAGCTGCCTGATGTGGATGAGCGGGTGCAAGCCTGGGAGAGCCGACGGCCCCTAATTCAGGACCTGGCCCGACGGCTGCTGACTGACGACGAGGTGCTGGCAGTCACCCGCCACTGCTGCCGG TATGTGCACGAGGGCGGTGTAGAGGACCTGGTGAGGCCCCTGCTGGCCATTCTGGACAGGCCCGCAAAGTTGCTGCTACTGAGGGACATCAG GAGTGTGGTGGCCCCCACGGACCTGGGCCGCTTTGACAGCATGGTGATGCCCGTGGAGCTGGAGGCTTTTGAGGCCCTTAAGAGCCGGGCAG TGTGGCCTCCTGCCTTGAGACCAGCCCAGCAAGACGCACCTCCCAAGCGTCACCTCATCACGCCCGTGCCTG ATAGCCGTGGAGGTTTCTATCTGCTGCCTGTGAAcggcttctcagaggaggaagaTGGTGGGGAACTGAGGGAGCGGCTGGGGGGCCTCCAGCTCTCCCTGGGGGCCTCTGCTCCCTGCCACCCTCATAAAGGGATCCCCCCTCTCCAAGACGTGCCGGTAGATGCCTTCACCCCACACCGAAGCACCCGCACCCCCCCTCCGCAACCACCCCCCGTGGCTCCCAGGCCCCCAAGGCCTAACTGGCTGCTGACAGAACCCCCGACCCTGGAGGACCCGCGGCAGAGCCAGATCCAGGGCCCTGCCCggagccgcagccgcagccgcagccgcagccgggGCCGAGGCAAGTCCCCAGGACGCAGGCGCTCCCCGTCTCCAGCACCTATCTCCACCCAGAGCGTGGCCAACGGGCGCTACCACAAGCCTCGGAAGGCCAGGCCACCTCTGCCTCGACCTCTGGATGGGCAGGCAGCCAAGGCGGGAGGCCACCAAGGCCCCTCTGAGAATGGAACTGGTGGGACAGCCGAGGAGACAGCCGTGAAGGCCCCTGGCGGGGAGCTGAGGACAGTCACGTTGTCCAAGATGAAGCAGTCCTTGG GCATCAGCATTTCTGGGGGCATTGAGTCCAAGGTGCAGCCCATGGTGAAGATAGAAAAGATCTTCCCTGGGGGGGCTGCCTTCGTCAGTGGGGCCCTGCAG GCTGGCTTCGAGCTTGTGGCAGTGGATGGAGAGAGCCTGGAGCAGGTGACCCACCAGCGAGCAGTCGATACCATCCGCCGAGCTTATCGAAACAAGGCTCGGGAGCCCATGGAGCTTGTGGTCAGGGTCCCTGGGCCCAGCCCACAACCCTTACCCCCCGAGTCGTCAGCCCTCACCGATCAGTGCCTTCCTGCTGACCATTCCCCTGCCCGCTGACCCCCTCCTGGTAC CATTCCTTCCCACTGCCTCCCAGAACCTCCCATAAATGCTCTTCCCACCAATTCCCAGATCCCTCCCACTGATGCCAGTCTCCTCCAGCGGACCGCCAGCCCAGTCCCTTCTCCGACC CTCCGGACTCCCGATACTAACCCTAGACTCTCTCCACCTACGCCGTGA
- the LZTS2 gene encoding leucine zipper putative tumor suppressor 2 isoform X1: protein MAIVQTLPVPLEPTPEATTAPQPPAMGSVSSLISGRPCPGGPAPPRHHGPSGPTFFRQQDGLLRGGYEAQEPLCPAVPPRKAVPGTSFTYINEDFRTESPPSPSSDLEDAREQRARNAHLRGPPPKLIPVSGKLEKNMEKILIRPTAFKPVLPKPRGAPSLPSFLGPRAAGLSGSQGSLTQLFGGPASSSSSSSSSAADKPLALSGWASGCPSGTLSDSGRNSLSSLPTYSTGGAEPANGSPGGHLPSHGPGRGALPGPARGAPTGPSHSDSGRSSSSKSTGSLGGRVAGGLLGSGARASPDSGSCGERSPPPPPPPPPPSDEALLHCVLEGKLRDREAELQQLRDSLDESEVTMCQAYEDRQRHWPREREALREDGAAQAQRAQRAQQLLQLQVFQLQQEKRQLQDDFAQLLQEREQLERRCATFEREQRELGPRLEETKWEVCQKSGEISLLKQQLKESQAELVQKGSELVALRVALREARAALRVSEGRARGLQEAARARELELEACSQELQRHRQEAERLREKAGQLDTEAAGLREPPAPPATADPFLLAESDEAKVQRAAAGVGGSLRAQVERLRAELQRERRRGEEQRDSFEGERLAWQAEKEQVIRYQKQLQHNYIQMYRRNRQLEQELQQLSLELEARELADLGLAEPAPCICLEEITATEI from the exons ATGGCCATTGTGCAGACTCTGCCAGTGCCACTGGAGCCCACTCCTGAGGCCACCACTGCCCCACAACCTCCAGCCATGGGCAGCGTGAGCAGCCTCATCTCAGGccggccctgccctggggggccAGCTCCTCCCCGCCACCACGGACCCTCTGGGCCCACCTTCTTCCGCCAGCAGGATGGCCTGCTACGGGGTGGCTATGAGGCACAGGAGCCACTGTGCCCAGCTGTGCCCCCTAGGAAGGCCGTCCCTGGTACCAGCTTCACCTACATCAACGAGGACTTCCGGACAGAGTCACCCCCCAGCCCGAGCAGTGACCTTGAGGATGCCCGAGAGCAGCGGGCACGCAATGCCCATCTCCGCGGCCCCCCACCCAAGCTCATCCCTGTCTCTGGAAAGCTGGAGAAG AACATGGAGAAAATCCTGATCCGCCCAACAGCCTTCAAGCCAGTGCTGCCCAAACCTCGAGGGGCACCATCCCTACCTAGCTTCCTGGGTCCTCGGGCCGCCGGACTGTCTGGGAGCCAGGGCAGCCTAACACAGCTGTTTGGGGGCCCTGCctcgtcctcctcttcctcctcctcctcggctgCCGACAAACCCCTGGCACTGAGTGGCTGGGCCAGTGGCTGCCCATCGGGGACACTGTCTGACTCCGGCCGAAATTCACTGTCCAGCCTGCCCACCTACAGCACCGGGGGTGCAGAGCCAGCCAACGGCTCCCCAGGCGGGCACCTGCCCTCCCACGGCCCCGGGCGGGGGGCACTGCCGGGTCCAGCCCGAGGGGCCCCTACTGGGCCCTCCCACTCGGACAGTGGTCGGTCTTCCTCCAGCAAGAGCACAGGCTCCCTGGGAGGCCGTGTGGCTGGGGGGCTCTTGGGCAGCGGTGCCCGGGCCTCCCCTGACAGCGGCTCCTGTGGGGAGCgctctccgcccccacccccacccccgccacccccttCGGATGAGGCCCTGCTGCACTGTGTCCTGGAAGGAAAGCTCCGAGACCGTGAGGCAGAGCTGCAGCAGCTGCGGGACAGTCTGGACGAGAGTGAGGTGACCATGTGTCAG GCTTACGAGGACCGGCAGCGGCACTGGCCGCGGGAGCGCGAGGCCCTGCGGGAGGACGGTGCGGCCCAGGCACAGCGGGCACAGCGGGCCCAACAGCTGCTGCAGCTGCAGGTATTCCAGCTGCAGCAGGAGAAGCGGCAGCTGCAGGATGACTTTGCACAGCTGCTGCAGGAACGGGAGCAGCTGGAGCGGCGCTGCGCCACCTTCGAGCGGGAGCAGCGGGAGCTCGGGCCGAGGCTCGAGGAGACCAAGTGGGAG GTGTGCCAGAAGTCAGGCGAGATCTCCCTGCTGAAGCAGCAACTGAAGGAGTCTCAGGCGGAGCTGGTGCAGAAGGGCAGCGAGCTGGTGGCGCTGCGGGTGGCGCTGCGAGAAGCCCGAGCCGCACTACGGGTCAGTGAGGGCCGGGCGCGGGGCCTGCAGGAGGCGGCCCGGGCTcgggagctggagctggaggccTGTTCCCAGGAGCTGCAGCGGCACCGCCAGGAGGCCGAGCGGCTGCGAGAGAAAGCCGGCCAGTTGGACACCGAGGCCGCCGGACTCCGGGAACCCCCCGCGCCACCTGCCACCGCCGACCCCTTCCTCCTGGCGGAGAGCGATGAGGCCAAGGTGCAGCGGGCGGCGGCCGGGGTCGGGGGCAGCCTGCGGGCCCAGGTGGAGAGGCTGCGGGCAGAGCTGCAGCGGGAGCGGCGGCGGGGCGAGGAGCAGCGGGACAGCTTCGAGGGCGAGCGGCTGGCCTGGCAGGCGGAGAAGGAGCAGGTGATCCGCTACCAGAAGCAGCTGCAGCACAACTACATCCAGATGTACCGGCGCAACCGGCAGCTGGAGCAGGAGCTGcagcagctcagcctggagctggAGGCTCGGGAGCTCGCCGACCTGGGCCTGGCCGAGCCGGCCCCCTGCATCTGCCTGGAGGAGATCACCGCCACCGAAATCTAG
- the LZTS2 gene encoding leucine zipper putative tumor suppressor 2 isoform X2: MAIVQTLPVPLEPTPEATTAPQPPAMGSVSSLISGRPCPGGPAPPRHHGPSGPTFFRQQDGLLRGGYEAQEPLCPAVPPRKAVPGTSFTYINEDFRTESPPSPSSDLEDAREQRARNAHLRGPPPKLIPVSGKLEKNMEKILIRPTAFKPVLPKPRGAPSLPSFLGPRAAGLSGSQGSLTQLFGGPASSSSSSSSSAADKPLALSGWASGCPSGTLSDSGRNSLSSLPTYSTGGAEPANGSPGGHLPSHGPGRGALPGPARGAPTGPSHSDSGRSSSSKSTGSLGGRVAGGLLGSGARASPDSGSCGERSPPPPPPPPPPSDEALLHCVLEGKLRDREAELQQLRDSLDESEAYEDRQRHWPREREALREDGAAQAQRAQRAQQLLQLQVFQLQQEKRQLQDDFAQLLQEREQLERRCATFEREQRELGPRLEETKWEVCQKSGEISLLKQQLKESQAELVQKGSELVALRVALREARAALRVSEGRARGLQEAARARELELEACSQELQRHRQEAERLREKAGQLDTEAAGLREPPAPPATADPFLLAESDEAKVQRAAAGVGGSLRAQVERLRAELQRERRRGEEQRDSFEGERLAWQAEKEQVIRYQKQLQHNYIQMYRRNRQLEQELQQLSLELEARELADLGLAEPAPCICLEEITATEI, encoded by the exons ATGGCCATTGTGCAGACTCTGCCAGTGCCACTGGAGCCCACTCCTGAGGCCACCACTGCCCCACAACCTCCAGCCATGGGCAGCGTGAGCAGCCTCATCTCAGGccggccctgccctggggggccAGCTCCTCCCCGCCACCACGGACCCTCTGGGCCCACCTTCTTCCGCCAGCAGGATGGCCTGCTACGGGGTGGCTATGAGGCACAGGAGCCACTGTGCCCAGCTGTGCCCCCTAGGAAGGCCGTCCCTGGTACCAGCTTCACCTACATCAACGAGGACTTCCGGACAGAGTCACCCCCCAGCCCGAGCAGTGACCTTGAGGATGCCCGAGAGCAGCGGGCACGCAATGCCCATCTCCGCGGCCCCCCACCCAAGCTCATCCCTGTCTCTGGAAAGCTGGAGAAG AACATGGAGAAAATCCTGATCCGCCCAACAGCCTTCAAGCCAGTGCTGCCCAAACCTCGAGGGGCACCATCCCTACCTAGCTTCCTGGGTCCTCGGGCCGCCGGACTGTCTGGGAGCCAGGGCAGCCTAACACAGCTGTTTGGGGGCCCTGCctcgtcctcctcttcctcctcctcctcggctgCCGACAAACCCCTGGCACTGAGTGGCTGGGCCAGTGGCTGCCCATCGGGGACACTGTCTGACTCCGGCCGAAATTCACTGTCCAGCCTGCCCACCTACAGCACCGGGGGTGCAGAGCCAGCCAACGGCTCCCCAGGCGGGCACCTGCCCTCCCACGGCCCCGGGCGGGGGGCACTGCCGGGTCCAGCCCGAGGGGCCCCTACTGGGCCCTCCCACTCGGACAGTGGTCGGTCTTCCTCCAGCAAGAGCACAGGCTCCCTGGGAGGCCGTGTGGCTGGGGGGCTCTTGGGCAGCGGTGCCCGGGCCTCCCCTGACAGCGGCTCCTGTGGGGAGCgctctccgcccccacccccacccccgccacccccttCGGATGAGGCCCTGCTGCACTGTGTCCTGGAAGGAAAGCTCCGAGACCGTGAGGCAGAGCTGCAGCAGCTGCGGGACAGTCTGGACGAGAGTGAG GCTTACGAGGACCGGCAGCGGCACTGGCCGCGGGAGCGCGAGGCCCTGCGGGAGGACGGTGCGGCCCAGGCACAGCGGGCACAGCGGGCCCAACAGCTGCTGCAGCTGCAGGTATTCCAGCTGCAGCAGGAGAAGCGGCAGCTGCAGGATGACTTTGCACAGCTGCTGCAGGAACGGGAGCAGCTGGAGCGGCGCTGCGCCACCTTCGAGCGGGAGCAGCGGGAGCTCGGGCCGAGGCTCGAGGAGACCAAGTGGGAG GTGTGCCAGAAGTCAGGCGAGATCTCCCTGCTGAAGCAGCAACTGAAGGAGTCTCAGGCGGAGCTGGTGCAGAAGGGCAGCGAGCTGGTGGCGCTGCGGGTGGCGCTGCGAGAAGCCCGAGCCGCACTACGGGTCAGTGAGGGCCGGGCGCGGGGCCTGCAGGAGGCGGCCCGGGCTcgggagctggagctggaggccTGTTCCCAGGAGCTGCAGCGGCACCGCCAGGAGGCCGAGCGGCTGCGAGAGAAAGCCGGCCAGTTGGACACCGAGGCCGCCGGACTCCGGGAACCCCCCGCGCCACCTGCCACCGCCGACCCCTTCCTCCTGGCGGAGAGCGATGAGGCCAAGGTGCAGCGGGCGGCGGCCGGGGTCGGGGGCAGCCTGCGGGCCCAGGTGGAGAGGCTGCGGGCAGAGCTGCAGCGGGAGCGGCGGCGGGGCGAGGAGCAGCGGGACAGCTTCGAGGGCGAGCGGCTGGCCTGGCAGGCGGAGAAGGAGCAGGTGATCCGCTACCAGAAGCAGCTGCAGCACAACTACATCCAGATGTACCGGCGCAACCGGCAGCTGGAGCAGGAGCTGcagcagctcagcctggagctggAGGCTCGGGAGCTCGCCGACCTGGGCCTGGCCGAGCCGGCCCCCTGCATCTGCCTGGAGGAGATCACCGCCACCGAAATCTAG